Proteins found in one Venturia canescens isolate UGA chromosome 8, ASM1945775v1, whole genome shotgun sequence genomic segment:
- the Slip1 gene encoding PDZ domain-containing protein 4: MDFVILKVNGQDVSNSSHEDAVRCFQSAQEPIIVEVLRRQPGQTIGTTTRTENEKNIEDSTVRRSLTGGSQTATTNTTASTETNTNGDRSVLNTSNENSSWKRNSVTTSSTFPFVSTGVQTDWAGLVDEDELLPVQFNPEERTNDSFDDFLAHDMDFEEVTLRKTGSAEKLGLTVCYSSGSGSEDADTEVYISEIIPESLAARDGRLREGDQILRVNGKDVANKEQTENLFAETNNAVTILVSRCLYQEDDYDDRRLYIQGSPTISPDNIPAYQNSMIEQLIRQQQQQPQMHQPSVAETNNKDNDGNLASVRGAPPVPSHTALHLTNASSIIAPNSSSTCSSQNSQKSSKSATSPAHQNEDRKQWLQEALKECTKRVENVTIRTPPTTIASTINNASVKLVEAYSSHVWSDTEHIYETIPESDNEPIYSSPYEHRQHWSQSSREQIVKQSDQTNATKPNWHSSSKSNSSGEEKDSSSAYNTGESCHSNPLTLELHQVEKDHHKSTLVLCTPTTNAPTIAPKIACSCPIPVTPTAKQTSKTSQAAKKSSSHHQHRERDPASNIGPNTSLPADTMYTNVANLEQTIILQQQLFKQALNRKNFTTRDTTVSTRKSKSHGNFQAPNLTQYQFIGSQQVCANTNSWNPPEDKGDIQMEWKVKRRPDGTRYITKRPARSRVLRNRAIKISEERAGHTTEDDTMSEMKVGRYWTKEERKRQLERARERKQRQQELFIQQQFQLQQSANDALISSEHAEDKSPKKPLNIVELSYKKMARKKSALDDFTTVQEMLAHGNRVGGTGGGPGAGGKLMGLLSVTTV, encoded by the exons GTAAACGGCCAGGATGTCTCGAATTCAAGTCACGAGGATGCGGTTCGGTGTTTTCAATCAGCTCAGGAGCCAATAATCGTGGAGGTGTTACGTCGACAACCGGGCCAAACGATTGGCACGACAACGAGAaccgagaatgagaaaaacatCGAGGATTCAACGGTGCGTAGATCGTTGACGGGAGGGAGTCAAACTGCGACGACGAACACAACAGCGAGCACCGAAAcgaacacgaacggtgacagAAGCGTTCTTAACACGAGCAATGAGAATTCGAGCTGGAAGAGGAATTCCGTTACCACCAGCTCGACCTTTCCGTTCGTCTCGACCGGGGTGCAAACCGACTGGGCGGGACTCGTTGATGAGGATGAACTCCTTCCGGTTCAGTTCAACCCCGAGGAAAGAACGAACGATAGCTTCGACGATTTTCTCGCCCATGATATGGACTTTGAG GAAGTTACGCTACGAAAGACCGGAAGCGCTGAGAAACTCGGACTAACCGTGTGCTACAGTTCTGGCTCGGGCAGCGAGGACGCCGACACCGAAGTATACATCTCCGAAATTATTCCCGAAAGCCTCGCCGCTAGGGACGGACGTTTGCGCGAGGGCGATCAAATATTACGG GTGAATGGAAAGGACGTCGCGAACAAAGAACAGACGGAAAATCTCTTTGCCGAGACGAATAACGCGGTTACCATACTCGTCAGTCGTTGTCTGTACCAG gAGGATGATTACGATGATAGACGTTTATATATACAG GGCTCGCCGACAATATCTCCCGACAACATTCCCGCGTACCAGAACAGTATGATCGAGCAATTGATACgccagcagcaacagcagccgCAGATGCATCAACCGAGTGTCGCCGAGACGAACAATAAAGATAACGACGGAAATTTAGCATCGGTGAGAGGAGCCCCGCCGGTGCCATCTCACACAGCTTTGCATTTGACAAACGCGAGTTCGATCATAGCACCGAATTCGTCGTCGACGTGTTCCTCGCAAAATTCACAGAAATCAAGTAAGTCGGCGACTTCGCCAGCTCATCAGAATGAGGATCGCAAGCAATGGCTTCAAGAAGCTCTCAAAGAGTGCACGAAGAGGGTTGAGAACGTGACGATTCGCACACCGCCCACAACGATTGCTTCGACGATAAACAACGCGTCAGTGAAACTGGTAGAAGCTTATTCGAGTCACGTTTGGAGCGATACCGAGCACATTTACGAGACAATACCGGAGTCGGACAACGAGCCAATTTATTCGTCGCCTTACGAGCATCGACAACACTGGAGTCAATCGAGTCGTGAACAAATAGTCAAACAATCCGATCAAACCAACGCCACCAAACCGAATTGGCATTCTTCTTCCAAGAGCAACAGTTCCGGCGAAGAAAAAGACAGCTCGAGCGCTTACAATACCGGGGAATCTTGTCACAGCAATCCGTTGACTTTGGAGCTGCATCAGGTCGAGAAAGATCACCACAAAAGTACCCTCGTTTTGTGCACTCCTACCACCAACGCACCCACGATAGCGCCCAAGATCGCCTGCTCCTGCCCCATCCCCGTCACACCGACTGCCAAACAAACTAGCAAAACTAGTCAAGCCGCGAAAAAGAGCTCGTCGCATCACCAACATCGGGAACGCGATCCAGCCTCGAACATCGGCCCCAATACGAGCCTTCCGGCCGACACGATGTACACCAACGTCGCCAATCTCGAACAAACCATCATCCTGCAACAACAACTCTTCAAACAGGCTTTGAACCGGAAAAATTTTACCACGCGCGACACCACTGTCAGCACTAGGAAATCCAAATCTCATGGCAACTTCCAAGCCCCCAATTTAACCCAGTATCAATTCATCGGCAGCCAGCAAGTCTGCGCTAATACCAACTCGTGGAATCCACCCGAAGACAAAGGCGACATCCAAATGGAATGGAAAGTCAAGAGACGACCCGATGGCACTAGATACATCACTAAACGACCGGCTAGAAGTCGAGTTCTCAGGAATCGGGCCATCAAAATCTCTGAAGAACGAGCTGGACACACCACCGAAGATGATACCATGTCGGAAATGAAG GTTGGACGCTACTGGACCAAAGAAGAGCGTAAGCGACAGTTGGAGCGTGCGCGAGAGCGGAAGCAACGCCAGCAAGAATTATTCATCCAACAGCAATTCCAGTTGCAGCAGAGCGCAAACGACGCACTCATCAGCAGCGAGCACGCCGAGGATAAATCACCGAAGAAACCATTGAACATCGTGGAGTTGAGTTACAAGAAAAtggcaagaaaaaaatcagctcTGGACGATTTTACGACTGTACAAGAAATGTTAGCGCATGGGAACAGAGTGGGTGGCACCGGTGGCGGACCAGGGGCAGGTGGAAAACTAATGGGACTACTTTCCGTTACAACAGTCTGA
- the Ipo9 gene encoding importin-9 isoform X2 — protein MSAANVQGSLKEALYETLNGILAPHRETRQAAEQRIQALEVTDDFGIHLTEFVIDPNGSLPIRQLASVLLKQYVESHWSSTSDKFRPPEIKHATKERIKELLPLGLRESISKVRASVAYAISAIAHWDWPENWPGLFDILVSCLSGDSEFAVHGAMRVLTEFTRDLTDNQLPNVGPVILQEMYRIFQSETQYSIRTRGRAVEIFSTIAALVATTGHYQKGFVQQYLQPVIPMFTEKFVQCLRVPNGPTSDSGLKTDIIKAINCLISHLPKYVANFLPQILPPIWDTMTQSAKVYQDETVNGNDDINEKEVDSDGEIINFNNLIIATFEFIHSLIDSVMDRKRFSSLLDNLLKETMYYLIIFMQITEEQIELWTSDPSQFVEEDDQGLNYNVRISAQELLTALVNHSEVVSINALCEVVTRHVEETNRQRAAATAAGGVIDPNSWKIYESSILALCTVKNEVMEMLQAGSLHFDLVGFLDRVVLATLNSPGAHPFLLGRCLCAGGRYAPKLLPEMCSRFLEATVNGLLENQPACIRISAVKAVYCFCEASTAGNPAIESILRNHLPAIFQGLFSLTNQPTNAVLTLVMETFAVLVTLDKAFTESIENKICPFTIAVFLKFHSDPEILELCQDIFKALTENPQCIGPLQTRIIPTLISMMAVNPMDKTKDEGTRSVALDVLQVLVQYSPRPLSSALVENAFPAACHCILNSEENGTLQCGGEVVRTYLSVAARQVTEHRDNEGCTGLQYILQIIAQLLNPRSSEFTATFVGKLVTTLIRKVGSTLGGDLDLLLKAVLSKMQQVETLTVMQSLLMIYAHLINTEFDAVLNFLSTVPGPTGESALAFVLTEWVSRQHLFFGGYDRKVTTVALSKVLEHGVTNDDTRLNEITVKDNEGGVRTRSKSLTQPYQWTTIPVLVKILKLIINELSADMEAIGANDDTETSGNEDDEDGEDTLLDPGDGSDLLRIVDEDEEEEDPDLLQDSIYHLNLNQYLRDFLTNFSSHHCFPAFVQHLTLPECKVLTNLNINATYA, from the exons ATGAGTGCGGCAAATGTTCAGGGTTCTTTGAAAGAGGCCCTCTACGAAACTCTCAATGGTATTCTCGCACCTCACAGAGAAACTCGTCAAGCTGCCGAGCAAAGAATCCAAGCCTTAGAAGTAACAGACGATTTTGGTATACATCTTACGGAATTTGTTATTGATCCAAATGGATCCTTACCCATTCGACAACTGGCTTCTGTACTTTTGAAACAATACGTGGAATCTCATTGGAGCTCCACTTCTGATAAATTCAGACCGCCGGAAATTAAACATGCCACCAAGGAAAGAATTAAAGAATTATTACCCTTGGGGCTTCGGGAATCAATTAGTAAG GTTCGTGCCTCAGTCGCGTATGCAATATCAGCCATAGCGCATTGGGATTGGCCTGAAAATTGGCCAGGACTATTTGACATATTAGTGAGTTGTCTCAGTGGTGACAGTGAATTTGCGGTGCACGGAGCAATGAGAGTTCTTACAGAATTCACTCGAGACCTCACGGACAACCAATTACCCAATGTTGGCCCCGTTATCCTTCAGGAAATGTACAGAATATTCCAGAGCGAGACT CAATATTCCATTAGAACTCGTGGCAGAGCggtagaaatattttcaacaataGCAGCATTGGTTGCTACGACGGGACATTATCAAAAGGGTTTTGTACAGCAATATCTACAACCGGTGATACCAATGTTCACTGAGAAATTTGTACAATGTTTGCGAGTTCCTAACGGCCCGACGAGTGACAGCGGTCTCAAAACCGATATAATCAAAGCTATCAACTGCCTTATTTCTCATTTACCCAAATATGTGGCAAACTTTTTACCACAAATTTTGCCACCCATATGGGACACTATGACACAAAGCGCTAAGGTTTATCAGGATGAAACGGTCAATGGGAACGATGACATTAATGAAAAGGAAGTTGATTCTgatg GCGAAATAATAAACttcaacaatttaataattgcCACATTCGAGTTCATACACTCGTTGATCGATTCTGTCATGGACCGCAAAAGATTCTCGAGCCTCCTCGACAATCTTCTCAAAGAAACAATGTATTATCTCATTATATTTATGCAAATAACCGAGGAACAAATTGAGCTATGGACGAGTGATCCGAGCCAATTTGTGGAGGAGGATGATCAGGGTTTAAACTACAACGTTCGCATATCAGCTCAGGAATTATTAACT GCCCTCGTTAATCACTCGGAAGTTGTATCCATCAATGCCCTATGTGAAGTTGTAACTCGACATGTAGAGGAGACAAATCGACAAAGAGCTGCAGCAACGGCAGCTGGTGGAGTGATTGATCCAAACTcttggaaaatatatgaatctTCGATTTTGGCTCTGTGTACTGTCAAAAATGAAGTTATGGAAATGCTTCAAGCTGGATCTTTGCATTTTGATCTCGTTGGATTTTTGGATCGGGTAGTTCTCGCTACTCTCAATAGTCCAG GGGCCCATCCCTTCCTACTCGGTCGTTGTCTCTGCGCTGGCGGACGTTACGCGCCAAAATTATTGCCCGAGATGTGTTCCCGTTTCCTGGAGGCAACGGTCAATGGCCTATTGGAAAATCAGCCAGCATGTATACGCATAAGCGCGGTGAAAGCGGTGTACTGTTTCTGCGAAGCTTCGACAGCCGGAAATCCGGCGATCGAGAGTATTCTGCGAAATCATTTGCCCGCTATATTCCAGGGTCTTTTCAGTCTCACCAATCAACCGACTAACGCAGTTTTAACGCTCGTCATGGAAACATTCGCCGTTTTGGTCACG CTCGACAAAGCATTTACGGAAAGTATCGAGAACAAGATCTGTCCATTCACGATAGCAGTGTTTCTGAAGTTCCATAGCGATCCGGAGATTCTTGAATTGTGTCAGGACATATTTAAAGCGCTGACAGAAAATCCTCAATGCATTGGGCCGCTACAGACGCGAATAATACCAACGTTGATCAGCATGATGGCGGTAAATCCCATGGACAAAACCAAAGATG agGGCACTCGATCCGTGGCTCTCGACGTTTTGCAAGTACTAGTGCAATATTCGCCAAGACCTCTAAGCAGTGCACTCGTAGAAAACGCTTTTCCGGCTGCTTGCCACTGCATTCTCAATTCTGAGGAAAATGGAACACTCCAATGTGGTGGCGAAGTCGTACGCACTTACCTTTCGGTGGCAGCTCGTCAAGTCACTGAACATCGCGACAACGAAGGATGCACCGGGCTGCAATACATTTTGCAAATAATTGCGCAACTATTGAATCCTCGT TCGAGCGAGTTCACGGCAACTTTCGTTGGAAAACTGGTGACGACTCTGATACGAAAAGTAGGAAGTACTCTCGGAGGAGATCTCGATCTTCTGCTGAAAGCCGTTCTGAGTAAAATGCAGCAAGTCGAGACGCTGACAGTGATGCAGAGCTTATTGATGATTTATGCGCACCTGATAAACACCGAGTTCGATGCGGTTCTCAATTTTTTGTCGACTGTACCGGGGCCAACGGGCGAGAGCGCGCTCGCATTTGTACTTACCGAATGGGTAAGCAGGCAGCATCTCTTTTTTGGTGGTTATGACAGGAAAGTAACGACGGTAGCGTTGTCGAAAGTCCTTGAGCACGGTGTGACGAATGATGACACGAGATTGAACGAGATTACAGTCAAAG ATAACGAAGGCGGCGTGAGAACGAGGAGCAAATCTCTCACGCAACCTTATCAGTGGACTACCATTCCTGTGCTcgttaaaattttgaaactcaTTATAAATGAATTGTCGGCTGACATGGAAGCGATCGGTGCGAACGATGACACCGAG ACCTCGGGTAACGAAGATGACGAGGACGGCGAAGACACGTTACTGGATCCAGGCGACGGGTCTGATTTACTTC GTATCGTTGATGAGGATGAAGAAGAGGAGGATCCAGATCTGCTTCAAGATTCGATTTATCACCTAAATTTGAACCAGTATCTTCGAGATTTCttgacaaatttctcgtcgcATCACTGCTTTCCAGCTTTCGTTCAGCATCTAACGCTACCGGAGTGCAAAGTTCTCACAAATTTGAATATAAACGCGACGTATGCGTGA
- the Ipo9 gene encoding importin-9 isoform X1 yields MSAANVQGSLKEALYETLNGILAPHRETRQAAEQRIQALEVTDDFGIHLTEFVIDPNGSLPIRQLASVLLKQYVESHWSSTSDKFRPPEIKHATKERIKELLPLGLRESISKVRASVAYAISAIAHWDWPENWPGLFDILVSCLSGDSEFAVHGAMRVLTEFTRDLTDNQLPNVGPVILQEMYRIFQSETQYSIRTRGRAVEIFSTIAALVATTGHYQKGFVQQYLQPVIPMFTEKFVQCLRVPNGPTSDSGLKTDIIKAINCLISHLPKYVANFLPQILPPIWDTMTQSAKVYQDETVNGNDDINEKEVDSDGEIINFNNLIIATFEFIHSLIDSVMDRKRFSSLLDNLLKETMYYLIIFMQITEEQIELWTSDPSQFVEEDDQGLNYNVRISAQELLTALVNHSEVVSINALCEVVTRHVEETNRQRAAATAAGGVIDPNSWKIYESSILALCTVKNEVMEMLQAGSLHFDLVGFLDRVVLATLNSPGAHPFLLGRCLCAGGRYAPKLLPEMCSRFLEATVNGLLENQPACIRISAVKAVYCFCEASTAGNPAIESILRNHLPAIFQGLFSLTNQPTNAVLTLVMETFAVLVTLDKAFTESIENKICPFTIAVFLKFHSDPEILELCQDIFKALTENPQCIGPLQTRIIPTLISMMAVNPMDKTKDEGTRSVALDVLQVLVQYSPRPLSSALVENAFPAACHCILNSEENGTLQCGGEVVRTYLSVAARQVTEHRDNEGCTGLQYILQIIAQLLNPRSSEFTATFVGKLVTTLIRKVGSTLGGDLDLLLKAVLSKMQQVETLTVMQSLLMIYAHLINTEFDAVLNFLSTVPGPTGESALAFVLTEWVSRQHLFFGGYDRKVTTVALSKVLEHGVTNDDTRLNEITVKGEQIFTDNEGGVRTRSKSLTQPYQWTTIPVLVKILKLIINELSADMEAIGANDDTETSGNEDDEDGEDTLLDPGDGSDLLRIVDEDEEEEDPDLLQDSIYHLNLNQYLRDFLTNFSSHHCFPAFVQHLTLPECKVLTNLNINATYA; encoded by the exons ATGAGTGCGGCAAATGTTCAGGGTTCTTTGAAAGAGGCCCTCTACGAAACTCTCAATGGTATTCTCGCACCTCACAGAGAAACTCGTCAAGCTGCCGAGCAAAGAATCCAAGCCTTAGAAGTAACAGACGATTTTGGTATACATCTTACGGAATTTGTTATTGATCCAAATGGATCCTTACCCATTCGACAACTGGCTTCTGTACTTTTGAAACAATACGTGGAATCTCATTGGAGCTCCACTTCTGATAAATTCAGACCGCCGGAAATTAAACATGCCACCAAGGAAAGAATTAAAGAATTATTACCCTTGGGGCTTCGGGAATCAATTAGTAAG GTTCGTGCCTCAGTCGCGTATGCAATATCAGCCATAGCGCATTGGGATTGGCCTGAAAATTGGCCAGGACTATTTGACATATTAGTGAGTTGTCTCAGTGGTGACAGTGAATTTGCGGTGCACGGAGCAATGAGAGTTCTTACAGAATTCACTCGAGACCTCACGGACAACCAATTACCCAATGTTGGCCCCGTTATCCTTCAGGAAATGTACAGAATATTCCAGAGCGAGACT CAATATTCCATTAGAACTCGTGGCAGAGCggtagaaatattttcaacaataGCAGCATTGGTTGCTACGACGGGACATTATCAAAAGGGTTTTGTACAGCAATATCTACAACCGGTGATACCAATGTTCACTGAGAAATTTGTACAATGTTTGCGAGTTCCTAACGGCCCGACGAGTGACAGCGGTCTCAAAACCGATATAATCAAAGCTATCAACTGCCTTATTTCTCATTTACCCAAATATGTGGCAAACTTTTTACCACAAATTTTGCCACCCATATGGGACACTATGACACAAAGCGCTAAGGTTTATCAGGATGAAACGGTCAATGGGAACGATGACATTAATGAAAAGGAAGTTGATTCTgatg GCGAAATAATAAACttcaacaatttaataattgcCACATTCGAGTTCATACACTCGTTGATCGATTCTGTCATGGACCGCAAAAGATTCTCGAGCCTCCTCGACAATCTTCTCAAAGAAACAATGTATTATCTCATTATATTTATGCAAATAACCGAGGAACAAATTGAGCTATGGACGAGTGATCCGAGCCAATTTGTGGAGGAGGATGATCAGGGTTTAAACTACAACGTTCGCATATCAGCTCAGGAATTATTAACT GCCCTCGTTAATCACTCGGAAGTTGTATCCATCAATGCCCTATGTGAAGTTGTAACTCGACATGTAGAGGAGACAAATCGACAAAGAGCTGCAGCAACGGCAGCTGGTGGAGTGATTGATCCAAACTcttggaaaatatatgaatctTCGATTTTGGCTCTGTGTACTGTCAAAAATGAAGTTATGGAAATGCTTCAAGCTGGATCTTTGCATTTTGATCTCGTTGGATTTTTGGATCGGGTAGTTCTCGCTACTCTCAATAGTCCAG GGGCCCATCCCTTCCTACTCGGTCGTTGTCTCTGCGCTGGCGGACGTTACGCGCCAAAATTATTGCCCGAGATGTGTTCCCGTTTCCTGGAGGCAACGGTCAATGGCCTATTGGAAAATCAGCCAGCATGTATACGCATAAGCGCGGTGAAAGCGGTGTACTGTTTCTGCGAAGCTTCGACAGCCGGAAATCCGGCGATCGAGAGTATTCTGCGAAATCATTTGCCCGCTATATTCCAGGGTCTTTTCAGTCTCACCAATCAACCGACTAACGCAGTTTTAACGCTCGTCATGGAAACATTCGCCGTTTTGGTCACG CTCGACAAAGCATTTACGGAAAGTATCGAGAACAAGATCTGTCCATTCACGATAGCAGTGTTTCTGAAGTTCCATAGCGATCCGGAGATTCTTGAATTGTGTCAGGACATATTTAAAGCGCTGACAGAAAATCCTCAATGCATTGGGCCGCTACAGACGCGAATAATACCAACGTTGATCAGCATGATGGCGGTAAATCCCATGGACAAAACCAAAGATG agGGCACTCGATCCGTGGCTCTCGACGTTTTGCAAGTACTAGTGCAATATTCGCCAAGACCTCTAAGCAGTGCACTCGTAGAAAACGCTTTTCCGGCTGCTTGCCACTGCATTCTCAATTCTGAGGAAAATGGAACACTCCAATGTGGTGGCGAAGTCGTACGCACTTACCTTTCGGTGGCAGCTCGTCAAGTCACTGAACATCGCGACAACGAAGGATGCACCGGGCTGCAATACATTTTGCAAATAATTGCGCAACTATTGAATCCTCGT TCGAGCGAGTTCACGGCAACTTTCGTTGGAAAACTGGTGACGACTCTGATACGAAAAGTAGGAAGTACTCTCGGAGGAGATCTCGATCTTCTGCTGAAAGCCGTTCTGAGTAAAATGCAGCAAGTCGAGACGCTGACAGTGATGCAGAGCTTATTGATGATTTATGCGCACCTGATAAACACCGAGTTCGATGCGGTTCTCAATTTTTTGTCGACTGTACCGGGGCCAACGGGCGAGAGCGCGCTCGCATTTGTACTTACCGAATGGGTAAGCAGGCAGCATCTCTTTTTTGGTGGTTATGACAGGAAAGTAACGACGGTAGCGTTGTCGAAAGTCCTTGAGCACGGTGTGACGAATGATGACACGAGATTGAACGAGATTACAGTCAAAGGTGAACAGATATTCACAG ATAACGAAGGCGGCGTGAGAACGAGGAGCAAATCTCTCACGCAACCTTATCAGTGGACTACCATTCCTGTGCTcgttaaaattttgaaactcaTTATAAATGAATTGTCGGCTGACATGGAAGCGATCGGTGCGAACGATGACACCGAG ACCTCGGGTAACGAAGATGACGAGGACGGCGAAGACACGTTACTGGATCCAGGCGACGGGTCTGATTTACTTC GTATCGTTGATGAGGATGAAGAAGAGGAGGATCCAGATCTGCTTCAAGATTCGATTTATCACCTAAATTTGAACCAGTATCTTCGAGATTTCttgacaaatttctcgtcgcATCACTGCTTTCCAGCTTTCGTTCAGCATCTAACGCTACCGGAGTGCAAAGTTCTCACAAATTTGAATATAAACGCGACGTATGCGTGA